The proteins below come from a single Dermacentor albipictus isolate Rhodes 1998 colony chromosome 7, USDA_Dalb.pri_finalv2, whole genome shotgun sequence genomic window:
- the LOC135896639 gene encoding uncharacterized protein — MSQNQRKRYRQYLQPDSNVQVPRQTRQYVLKRAKSSTAASQTNLANLSSPSADVTDIDSNDNEADHLGQTDLASESYARESTSAYVSNVEGTNESASETGSRDECSSAFELNNDDDADSQPENAAEGSEHEALEDDEFDMYFTKLSEEYLPNQTTTKAQALLLVLAYVVTSGLTWTQLQGLLTLINALFGVQVVPCSTYSVRRLWKNRKEALRIHLYCQNCHQYLGKYSDVKDEDTITCASCSSEKKLQHLMNSASFFLMFNIKQQLLVLLKQVGSTLLSNLQKIASVAHVSGVYCDITDGILYRSVRKQKNMTWSDITLTMNTDGAPVFDASKNSIWPIQVMVNELPVLTRWQNVLISGVWYSHVHPPMHLFMKQFVEEVNSIGKLVWSHAGRTTESAVHVIVCCVDSPARAAILNRKQYNGYFGCSWCLEQGITIDGTMKYPFNSQNAPDRTHSGVLKGMVEAAQRKEPVCGIKGPSTLVKLQGLDLVWGLPPDYMHCVLEGVTKQITELWLSCTGSSWYIGRHLKLVDARLRSLRPPIIFSRSGRPLSDRAYWKAAEWRSWLLFYCLPCVSSILPRAYVTHFALLTQAVFLLLKDIVIEAEICTAEKLLLAFVQQTAKLYGESAMTFNMHQLLHLSKSARMFGPLWGTSTFPFEDGIGKALQLVTAAKHVPVQIAERCIMHQAYRTASAQVELSSYLLSAKKELEHTYKRCFQTCALGQARPIDDVPENLKRLFISRFGTLPQLCKYLRCQVGPIVIHSSEYSVPRKTCSSYVKMSDGMYCYILAIYVVSGTMYFHCQQLLTTPSAFDVPHILQCRHPPPTENHFLYCVEDITLQCVFLSVGNISYLSELPNKVEKN, encoded by the exons ATGTCCCAAAATCAGCGGAAACGCTACAGGCAGTACCTGCAGCCGGACTCGAACGTTCAAGTGCCACGGCAAACTCGACAGTACGTGCTGAAAAGAGCCAAGTCGTCCACTGCTGCAAGTCAG ACGAATCTGGCAAACCTGAGCAGCCCTTCCGCGGATGTCACTGACATTGATTCCAACGACAATGAAGCAGATCATCTTGGGCAGACTGATCTTGCTTCTGAAAGTTATGCTCGTGAAAGCACAAGTGCCTATGTCAGCAACGTAGAAGGCACTAACGAATCTGCAAGCGAAACAGGCAGTAGGGATGAATGCAGTTCTGCCTTCGAGTTGaacaatgatgatgatgcagaTAGTCAACCAGAGAATGCTGCTGAAGGAAGCGAGCATGAAGCCCTTGAAGATGATGAGTTTGACATGTACTTCACAAAGCTTTCAGAGGAGTACCTTCCAAACCAGACAACAACAAAAGCACAGGCTCTTCTCCTTGTGCTGGCATATGTTGTTACTTCTGGCCTTACATGGACACAACTACAAGGGCTTCTTACTTTAATAAATGCTCTGTTTGGGGTGCAAGTTGTGCCATGCTCTACATATTCTGTGAGGAGGCTgtggaagaacagaaaagaagcATTAAGAATCCACCTATACTGCCAGAACTGCCATCAATATCTGGGAAAGTACAGCGATGTCAAAGATGAAGACACCATCACTTGTGCTTCTTGCAGCAGTGAGAAGAAGCTGCAACATTTAATGAATTCTGCAAGTTTTTTCCTAATGTTTAACATTAAGCAGCAGCTTCTGGTGCTATTGAAACAGGTTGGCAGTACCTTGCTTTCCAATTTGCAGAAGATTGCATCTGTTGCTCATGTGTCGGGTGTCTATTGTGACATCACGGATGGCATTCTTTACCGCAGTGTTAGAAAGCAGAAGAACATGACATGGAGCGACATCACTTTGACCATGAACACTGATGGGGCACCTGTGTTCGATGCTAGTAAAAACTCTATATGGCCAATCCAAGTGATGGTTAATGAACTGCCAGTTTTAACTCGGTGGCAAAATGTGCTAATTTCAGGTGTCTGGTATTCGCATGTTCACCCACCTATGCACCTCTTCATGAAGCAGTTTGTTGAAGAAGTCAACAGCATCGGAAAGCTGGTGTGGTCACACGCTGGAAGAACTACTGAGTCAGCAGTGCACGTTATTGTGTGTTGTGTGGACTCCCCAGCAAGAGCCGCTATCCTGAACAGGAAGCAGTACAATGGGTATTTTGGGTGCAGCTGGTGCTTGGAGCAAGGCATCACTATAGATG GCACAATGAAGTACCCTTTCAACAGCCAGAACGCCCCTGACAGGACTCACAGTGGTGTGCTCAAAGGAATGGTTGAAGCAGCACAGCGTAAGGAACCTGTCTGTGGTATCAAGGGACCATCAACTCTGGTCAAGTTGCAAGGCCTTGATCTTGTTTGGGGGCTTCCACCTGACTATATGCATTGTGTTTTGGAAGGCGTTACCAAGCAGATCACTGAATTGTGGCTGTCGTGTACTGGTTCCTCGTGGTATATAGGCAGGCACTTGAAGCTTGTAGATGCAAGACTACGTTCACTAAGGCCACCTATAATTTTCTCAAGGTCAGGACGGCCCTTATCAGACCGGGCATATTGGAAGGCGGCTGAATGGCGCTCTTGGCTTTTGTTTTATTGTCTGCCATGTGTGTCCAGCATACTTCCACGAGCCTATGTGACGCATTTTGCACTTCTTACACAAGCAGTCTTTCTTTTGTTGAAAGACATTGTCATAGAAGCTGAAATCTGTACTGCTGAAAAGTTACTGTTAGCATTTGTTCAGCAGACTGCAAAGCTATACGGAGAAAGTGCAATGACATTTAACATGCATCAGTTGTTGCATCTTTCAAAGTCAGCACGGATGTTTGGGCCTCTTTGGGGTACCTCGACATTTCCATTTGAAGATGGCATTGGTAAGGCACTCCAGCTTGTAACAGCTGCTAAGCATGTGCCTGTTCAAATTGCTGAACGGTGCATCATGCACCAGGCCTACCGGACTGCTTCAGCACAAGTAGAACTTTCGTCTTATCTTTTGTCTGCAAAGAAGGAGCTGGAGCACACATATAAGAGATGCTTTCAGACATGTGCTCTTGGGCAGGCACGACCAATTGATGATGTTCCAGAAAATCTGAAAAGGCTTTTCATTTCACGATTTGGTACCCTCCCACAACTGTGCAAGTATTTGAGGTGCCAGGTTGGCCCGATTGTCATTCACAGTTCCGAGTACTCTGTGCCAAGAAAAACCTGCTCTTCCTATGTCAAAATGTCCGATGGCATGTACTGTTATATCTTGGCCATTTATGTTGTTTCAGGCACTATGTACTTTCACTGCCAGCAGCTGCTCACTACACCCAGTGCATTCGATGTGCCACACATTTTGCAGTGCCGTCATCCACCTCCAACTGAGAACCACTTCTTGTATTGCGTTGAAGACATAACATTGCAGTGTGTCTTCTTAAGTGTTGGTAACATCTCATATTTATCTGAGTTACCTAATAAGGTAGAAAAGAACTAA